In Halarcobacter bivalviorum, a genomic segment contains:
- a CDS encoding putative quinol monooxygenase, with translation MKNIIVVANIKIKPEFKEEVYNELVKLHKNTHQYDLGCIYYELHKSLNEENSYTFIETWENQEFLTQHEGKSHFEEFLTNIENKLESVEINKLEKILI, from the coding sequence ATGAAAAATATTATTGTAGTTGCAAATATAAAAATAAAACCAGAGTTTAAAGAAGAAGTTTATAATGAACTAGTTAAACTTCATAAAAATACTCATCAATATGATTTAGGTTGTATTTATTATGAGTTACATAAAAGTTTAAATGAAGAAAACTCTTATACTTTTATTGAAACTTGGGAAAATCAAGAGTTTTTAACTCAGCATGAGGGCAAATCACATTTTGAAGAGTTTTTAACAAATATTGAAAACAAACTTGAGAGTGTTGAAATAAATAAGCTAGAAAAGATATTAATATAA
- a CDS encoding MFS transporter: protein MLFLSMTTMMSNVAIVTALPRFQDYFSNIKDIEFYSRLMLTLPSVIIALFSLFLGHLIFKIGKKRSATIALTIFALTGSAGLYLESVEMFLFSRALFGIAIATLMIVTTSLVGDYFQGEARHKFMGYQSAFMSIGGVVFVVGGGFLSDLNWRFPFGIYLVGFLLLPMVLYFLVEKEQEELKQDEIRVVPTNLIGVYFLGFFYMIIFFILPTQLPFLMINEFHASGKLTGSIIGVAFLANGVGAIYFSKFKKRYSFSTIYLIALTIIATGLTAISFVYNVYFFFLTGILLGFGGGLMMTNISAWMLSKTTFEKRVKASGYLTSSVFMGQFASPILFYPVVRSLGIHNFFLAVGSSLFIVVLLGSLYKKLA, encoded by the coding sequence TTGCTATTTTTGTCTATGACAACTATGATGTCAAATGTTGCTATCGTAACAGCACTTCCTAGATTTCAAGACTATTTTAGCAATATCAAAGATATTGAATTTTATTCAAGGTTAATGCTTACTTTACCTTCAGTTATTATTGCTTTATTCTCTCTTTTTTTAGGTCATCTAATATTTAAAATAGGAAAAAAGAGATCAGCAACTATTGCATTAACTATTTTTGCACTTACTGGAAGTGCAGGTTTATATTTAGAAAGTGTTGAGATGTTTCTATTTTCAAGAGCACTTTTTGGAATAGCTATTGCAACACTTATGATTGTAACTACTTCTTTAGTGGGAGATTATTTTCAAGGGGAAGCCAGACATAAATTTATGGGTTATCAAAGTGCATTTATGTCTATAGGTGGAGTGGTGTTTGTAGTTGGTGGAGGTTTTTTATCTGATTTAAATTGGAGATTTCCTTTTGGAATATATTTAGTTGGATTTTTACTTCTTCCTATGGTTCTTTATTTTTTAGTTGAAAAAGAACAAGAAGAGTTAAAACAAGATGAAATAAGAGTTGTACCCACAAATCTTATAGGGGTATATTTCTTAGGCTTTTTTTATATGATAATATTTTTTATCTTACCTACACAACTTCCATTTTTAATGATAAATGAATTTCATGCAAGTGGTAAATTAACTGGCTCTATAATTGGTGTTGCTTTTTTAGCAAATGGAGTTGGAGCTATCTATTTTTCAAAGTTTAAAAAAAGATATAGCTTTTCAACTATTTATTTAATAGCACTGACTATTATAGCAACAGGACTTACTGCTATCTCTTTTGTTTATAATGTTTACTTTTTCTTTCTTACTGGTATTTTATTAGGTTTTGGTGGAGGTCTTATGATGACAAATATCTCTGCTTGGATGTTAAGTAAAACTACTTTTGAAAAAAGAGTTAAAGCTTCAGGTTATCTGACAAGTTCAGTTTTTATGGGACAATTTGCTTCACCAATTCTATTTTATCCAGTAGTTAGAAGTTTAGGAATTCATAACTTCTTTTTAGCAGTTGGAAGTTCTTTATTTATAGTTGTTTTATTGGGAAGTTTATATAAAAAGCTAGCTTAA
- a CDS encoding NADH:flavin oxidoreductase/NADH oxidase → MSLLLSPSKIGTCHLQNRVIMAPMCMYKSDNSAEVKPFHSFHYTSRAIGKVALIIVEATAVESRGRISNNDLGLWQDSQLAGHKLLVEQAHEFGSKIAIQLAHAGRKSLVKETTPVAPSSIAFDTSGGFKTPEALSLEQIALIKQQFLDSAKRAQEAGYDILELHAAHGYLLCEFLSPLTNKRDDIYGGSLENRCRLTLEIAKLLKEQIALPLIVRISASEWKTAGWDIEDSIYLSKELEKLGVDSIHVSAGGNQKEPDLMPELLPLYQCDYAKKIKENINIPVIAVGLITTAKQGETLLAEKTCDFVAYGRELLRDANLVFKLAKELNQKELIDNSYLRAYL, encoded by the coding sequence ATGAGTTTACTTTTAAGTCCTAGTAAAATAGGAACTTGCCACTTACAAAATAGAGTTATTATGGCTCCTATGTGTATGTATAAAAGTGATAATAGTGCAGAAGTTAAACCTTTTCACTCCTTTCATTATACTTCAAGAGCAATAGGTAAAGTTGCTTTGATAATTGTTGAAGCAACAGCTGTAGAGTCAAGAGGAAGAATCTCTAATAATGACTTAGGTTTATGGCAAGACTCTCAACTTGCAGGGCATAAACTACTTGTAGAGCAAGCTCATGAATTTGGTTCAAAAATAGCTATTCAACTGGCTCATGCAGGAAGAAAGAGTTTAGTAAAAGAGACAACTCCTGTTGCTCCTTCTTCAATAGCTTTTGATACGAGTGGTGGTTTTAAAACTCCAGAAGCTTTAAGTTTAGAGCAAATAGCTTTAATAAAACAGCAGTTTTTAGATTCAGCAAAAAGAGCACAAGAAGCTGGTTATGATATCTTAGAACTTCATGCTGCCCATGGATATTTACTTTGTGAATTTTTGTCCCCTTTAACAAATAAAAGAGATGATATTTATGGTGGAAGCTTAGAAAATAGATGTAGATTAACCCTAGAAATTGCAAAGCTTTTAAAAGAGCAAATAGCTTTACCTCTAATTGTTCGTATTTCTGCAAGTGAATGGAAAACAGCTGGTTGGGATATAGAAGATTCTATTTATTTATCAAAAGAGTTAGAAAAACTTGGAGTAGATTCTATTCATGTTTCAGCAGGTGGAAATCAAAAAGAGCCAGATTTAATGCCAGAACTTTTACCTTTATATCAATGTGATTATGCAAAAAAGATAAAAGAAAATATAAATATACCTGTAATTGCTGTAGGTTTAATAACTACGGCAAAACAAGGAGAAACTCTTTTAGCGGAGAAAACTTGTGATTTTGTAGCCTATGGAAGAGAACTTTTAAGAGATGCAAATTTAGTTTTCAAATTAGCAAAAGAACTAAATCAAAAAGAGTTAATAGATAACTCTTATCTTCGAGCATATCTATAA
- a CDS encoding pyridoxamine 5'-phosphate oxidase family protein, with translation MRHRTKTYLLTNEEIEKLFQRAEIGRLGTHSEDGYPYVLPMHFVYYDNKIYMHGLPKGKKIDNIKFNSNVCFEIDEMLSLLYDGVENPCDVNTEFNSIILRGQASLVNNLEEKSIALSKIVEKFTPHLMNKELPINMIKGTAVIKIEIFDYVGRYYK, from the coding sequence ATGAGACATCGAACAAAAACTTATTTATTAACAAATGAAGAGATTGAAAAGCTGTTTCAAAGGGCAGAAATTGGGCGTTTAGGAACACATAGTGAAGATGGTTATCCTTATGTTTTACCTATGCATTTTGTTTATTATGATAATAAAATATATATGCATGGTTTACCAAAAGGTAAAAAAATAGACAATATTAAATTTAATTCTAATGTATGTTTTGAAATAGATGAAATGCTTTCTTTATTATATGATGGTGTTGAAAATCCATGTGATGTAAATACTGAGTTTAATAGTATTATTCTTAGAGGTCAAGCTAGTTTAGTAAACAATCTTGAAGAAAAAAGTATTGCTTTATCAAAAATTGTAGAAAAATTTACCCCACATTTAATGAATAAAGAACTACCTATAAATATGATAAAAGGAACAGCAGTTATAAAAATAGAGATATTTGATTATGTAGGAAGATATTATAAATAA
- a CDS encoding NAD(P)H-dependent oxidoreductase: protein MKNVLIINGHQYYDVVAKGELTASYIDTATNFLEENSFTVKTTHIEKGYEIEEEVQKLVWADYVIFQYPVYWMSMPWLAKKYFDEVLTQGKHYASDGRSREDASKTYGSGGLLKGKYMLSLTYNCPVSEFDNEKGFFDGLSLDEAHIAVHKIFQFCGMTPLKSYAVHDIFKGDLNLDFELEKFEKVLKDNFLLD, encoded by the coding sequence ATGAAAAATGTATTGATTATAAATGGTCATCAATATTATGATGTAGTAGCAAAAGGAGAATTAACAGCTTCATATATAGATACTGCAACTAATTTTTTAGAAGAAAATAGTTTTACTGTAAAAACTACTCATATAGAAAAAGGGTATGAGATTGAGGAAGAAGTTCAAAAATTAGTTTGGGCAGATTATGTAATATTTCAATATCCAGTTTATTGGATGAGTATGCCTTGGCTTGCAAAAAAATATTTTGATGAAGTTTTAACTCAAGGAAAACACTATGCAAGTGATGGAAGAAGTAGAGAAGATGCTTCTAAAACTTATGGAAGTGGAGGTTTATTAAAAGGTAAATATATGTTATCTTTAACATATAACTGTCCAGTATCTGAGTTTGATAATGAAAAAGGTTTCTTTGACGGTTTATCATTAGATGAAGCCCATATTGCAGTACATAAGATTTTTCAATTTTGTGGAATGACACCCTTAAAAAGTTATGCTGTTCATGATATTTTTAAAGGAGATTTAAATCTTGATTTTGAGCTTGAAAAATTTGAAAAAGTTTTAAAAGATAATTTTTTACTTGATTAA
- a CDS encoding DoxX family protein, with protein MRTLENFLARVLSDDIGKLILRLTLGILMLFHGISKLEKGIDGIKFLVTKNGLPEFLAYGVYLGELIVPVLLIIGLYTRISSFIYTVTMAFAIYLAHASYILGTSAKTGALLIETPLLFMLGALALMFLGAGKISVDKR; from the coding sequence ATGAGGACGTTAGAAAACTTTTTAGCTAGAGTTTTAAGTGATGACATTGGTAAATTAATACTTAGATTAACTCTTGGTATTTTAATGCTTTTTCATGGAATCAGCAAACTTGAAAAAGGAATTGATGGTATTAAATTCCTTGTAACTAAAAATGGTTTACCAGAGTTTTTAGCTTATGGAGTTTATCTAGGAGAACTTATTGTACCTGTTTTATTAATCATTGGACTATATACTAGAATTAGTAGTTTTATTTATACAGTAACAATGGCTTTTGCTATCTATTTAGCTCATGCTTCTTATATTTTAGGAACAAGTGCTAAAACAGGAGCTCTTTTAATAGAAACACCTCTTTTATTTATGTTAGGTGCACTTGCACTTATGTTTTTAGGTGCTGGTAAAATCAGTGTAGATAAAAGATAA
- a CDS encoding GNAT family acetyltransferase — protein sequence MLLKVAELSDIDDVLELHYKYQVDSIKEEDKKDGFVTTAFTKEQLTRLINKEQGLFIAKLGEQVVAYVMCASWKYWSAWPMFIHMKKDLPNLEYLGQTLSAENSYQYGPVCIDKSVRGKQVLERIFEYARVHMAKKYPILVTFINKINPRSYEAHTRKLGLEVIQEFEFNNNQYYELVYDTSKEVKI from the coding sequence ATGTTGTTGAAAGTAGCAGAGTTGAGTGATATTGATGATGTTTTAGAACTTCATTATAAATATCAAGTTGATTCTATAAAAGAAGAAGATAAAAAAGATGGTTTTGTTACAACTGCTTTTACAAAAGAGCAATTAACTCGATTAATAAACAAAGAGCAGGGGCTTTTTATCGCAAAACTTGGAGAACAAGTAGTTGCTTATGTGATGTGTGCTTCTTGGAAGTATTGGTCTGCTTGGCCTATGTTTATTCATATGAAAAAGGATTTGCCAAATCTTGAATATTTAGGACAAACATTAAGTGCTGAAAACTCTTATCAATATGGACCAGTTTGTATAGATAAAAGTGTTAGAGGAAAACAAGTACTAGAAAGAATTTTTGAATATGCAAGAGTTCATATGGCAAAAAAATATCCTATTTTAGTAACTTTTATTAATAAGATAAATCCTAGGTCTTATGAGGCTCATACAAGAAAGTTAGGTTTAGAAGTGATTCAAGAATTTGAATTTAACAATAACCAATATTATGAGTTAGTTTATGATACTTCAAAAGAGGTAAAAATATAA
- a CDS encoding acetylornithine/succinylornithine family transaminase → MNNNYLFPVYKQINIEFEYGKGSSLYDKKSNKYIDFTSGIGVNSLGHAHPKVIKTINKQANKLIHLSNIYSIKVQKECAKKIVKLSTYEKMKCFFCNSGAEANEAAIKFIRKYAYLNEIKNHKIITINNSFHGRTLTTLKATAQEDKQKGFGPFTDEFIYAKDIEDIKNKIDENTVAVMLELVQGEGGINAFDKKQIQTLAKELKNKKILLAIDEVQTGVYRTGEFLASNYYEIKPDIITLAKGLAGGLPIGVMMSDIEDVFTLGNHGSTFGGNPLCTKVALEVLTILEKRYKTKKLQKTVEIFQKELDKFYLKNKEYFVCKTGIGLMLGLKLKDENNLSKVFEEALKHKLLVLKSGKDIIRFLPSLLILEKEIKEGFRKLQKSIIKLNNKDKK, encoded by the coding sequence ATGAATAATAATTATCTATTTCCTGTATACAAACAAATAAATATTGAATTTGAGTATGGAAAAGGCTCATCACTTTATGATAAGAAGAGTAATAAATATATAGACTTCACTTCAGGTATTGGAGTAAATAGTTTAGGACATGCACATCCAAAAGTTATTAAAACGATAAATAAACAAGCAAATAAATTAATTCATTTATCAAATATATACTCTATAAAAGTTCAAAAAGAGTGTGCAAAGAAGATAGTTAAGTTAAGTACTTATGAAAAGATGAAATGTTTCTTTTGTAATAGTGGAGCAGAAGCTAATGAAGCAGCGATAAAGTTTATTAGAAAGTATGCTTATTTAAATGAGATTAAAAATCATAAAATCATAACTATAAATAACTCTTTTCATGGTAGAACTTTAACAACTTTAAAAGCAACAGCCCAAGAGGATAAACAAAAAGGCTTTGGTCCTTTTACTGATGAATTTATTTATGCTAAAGATATAGAAGATATAAAAAATAAGATAGATGAAAATACTGTTGCTGTAATGCTTGAACTTGTTCAAGGAGAAGGTGGAATAAATGCTTTTGATAAAAAACAGATACAAACTTTAGCCAAAGAGTTAAAAAACAAAAAAATATTACTAGCCATCGATGAGGTACAAACAGGAGTTTATAGAACAGGCGAGTTTTTAGCTTCAAACTATTATGAAATCAAACCAGATATTATAACTTTAGCAAAAGGTCTTGCTGGTGGTTTACCAATTGGTGTAATGATGAGTGATATAGAAGATGTTTTTACTTTAGGAAATCATGGTTCAACCTTTGGAGGAAATCCTTTATGCACAAAAGTAGCTTTAGAGGTTTTAACTATTTTAGAAAAAAGATATAAAACAAAAAAACTTCAAAAAACAGTAGAAATTTTCCAAAAAGAGCTAGATAAATTTTATCTCAAAAATAAAGAGTATTTTGTTTGTAAAACAGGAATAGGTTTGATGTTGGGACTTAAGCTAAAAGATGAAAATAATTTATCAAAGGTATTTGAGGAAGCTTTAAAACATAAGCTTTTAGTTTTAAAATCAGGAAAAGATATTATAAGATTTTTGCCTTCTTTACTTATCTTGGAAAAAGAGATAAAAGAAGGCTTTCGTAAGCTTCAAAAATCAATTATTAAGTTAAATAATAAGGATAAAAAATGA
- a CDS encoding winged helix-turn-helix transcriptional regulator, translating into MYFINNKEFKCSINVTLDIFNDRWKLSIIWHLLQGEKRFKDLNEDISEITQKTLTIKLKELEEKNIINREVFPEVPPKVVYSLTEAGLRLKPVLDEMYDWGVKYVSEYGKITEDNMCYTELNRKK; encoded by the coding sequence ATGTATTTTATAAATAATAAAGAGTTTAAGTGTTCAATCAATGTAACTTTAGATATTTTCAATGATAGATGGAAACTATCAATTATTTGGCATCTTCTTCAAGGTGAAAAAAGATTTAAAGATTTAAATGAAGATATTTCAGAAATAACTCAAAAAACTTTAACTATTAAATTAAAAGAATTAGAAGAAAAAAACATTATAAATAGAGAGGTTTTTCCAGAAGTTCCTCCAAAAGTTGTCTACTCTTTGACAGAAGCTGGATTAAGATTAAAACCAGTTCTTGATGAGATGTATGACTGGGGAGTAAAATATGTAAGTGAATATGGAAAAATCACTGAAGATAATATGTGCTATACAGAGTTAAATAGAAAAAAATAG
- a CDS encoding AEC family transporter, producing MENFALIAIAIIVGYALQKFKIFPEETSIILNKYIIYISLPAIILLQVPKLTFSFDVLIPTIIAWLVMGISALIVLFFSKIFSWSKEITGSLLLVSILTNSSIMGIPIIELYLGEEALPYVLIYDQLGTFLALAAYGTFITAYYSTSGNIKPRVIVQKILTFPSFIALVIALLLLGQSFPPIITDVLTKFANTLVPVALVAVGLQLQFKLPKDDLLPLSIGLLIKLVLAPFIAFGICIIFDWYNLAGKTSIFEAGMAPMITAGAVASMANLAPRLSTAIVGYGIIFSFITTYILSLIIL from the coding sequence ATGGAAAACTTTGCACTTATTGCCATTGCTATTATAGTAGGTTATGCTCTTCAAAAGTTCAAAATCTTTCCAGAAGAGACTTCAATAATTTTAAATAAATATATAATCTATATCTCTCTTCCTGCTATAATTTTATTACAAGTACCTAAATTAACATTCTCTTTTGATGTGTTAATTCCTACAATTATTGCTTGGCTTGTAATGGGAATATCTGCACTTATAGTTTTATTCTTTTCTAAAATATTTTCTTGGTCAAAAGAGATAACTGGAAGTTTACTCTTAGTATCAATCTTAACAAACAGTTCTATTATGGGTATTCCAATTATCGAGTTATATCTTGGAGAAGAGGCTTTACCTTATGTTTTAATTTATGACCAACTAGGAACTTTTTTAGCTCTTGCTGCTTATGGTACTTTTATTACTGCTTATTACAGTACAAGTGGAAATATAAAACCAAGAGTGATAGTTCAAAAAATCCTTACTTTTCCCTCTTTTATAGCTTTAGTTATTGCCCTGCTTCTTTTAGGGCAAAGTTTCCCTCCTATTATTACTGATGTTTTAACAAAATTTGCAAATACTTTAGTTCCAGTTGCACTTGTAGCAGTTGGTTTACAACTACAATTTAAACTTCCAAAGGATGATTTACTTCCTTTAAGTATCGGTCTTTTAATAAAATTAGTTCTTGCACCTTTTATTGCTTTTGGAATCTGTATTATTTTTGACTGGTACAATTTAGCTGGTAAAACCTCTATTTTTGAAGCAGGTATGGCTCCAATGATTACAGCAGGAGCAGTAGCCTCAATGGCAAACCTTGCACCAAGACTAAGTACAGCAATTGTAGGATATGGTATTATCTTCTCTTTTATAACTACTTATATCTTATCTCTTATTATTTTGTAA
- a CDS encoding NAD(P)H-dependent oxidoreductase, translated as MEKTFMEAMDFRHACKIFDETKKISNEELEYILEAGRKSCSSFGMEPWKFLVITNNELREKLKKVCWDQPQVTTCSHLVIILAAIEDVKPESGVPRKKFGRRDMPQEKYDFYLNLYAEHLKETLSTDENIYAWTSKQSYIAASNMMTAAAVRGIDSCPIEGFEKENVEKILELDTSKYQLSLVLPFGYRVNPQSEQLREKLEDIVEYIN; from the coding sequence ATGGAAAAAACATTTATGGAAGCTATGGATTTTAGACATGCTTGTAAAATTTTTGATGAGACTAAAAAAATCTCAAATGAAGAGTTAGAGTATATTTTAGAAGCTGGTAGAAAATCTTGTTCTTCTTTTGGTATGGAACCTTGGAAGTTTTTAGTTATCACTAATAATGAATTAAGAGAGAAGTTAAAAAAAGTGTGTTGGGATCAACCACAAGTTACTACTTGTTCTCATCTTGTTATTATTCTTGCAGCTATTGAAGATGTAAAACCAGAGTCTGGTGTACCAAGAAAAAAATTTGGAAGAAGAGATATGCCTCAAGAGAAATATGATTTTTATTTAAATCTTTATGCAGAGCATTTAAAAGAGACTCTATCTACTGATGAGAATATCTATGCTTGGACTTCAAAACAGTCTTATATTGCAGCTTCAAATATGATGACAGCAGCAGCAGTAAGAGGAATTGATTCTTGTCCTATTGAAGGTTTTGAAAAAGAGAATGTAGAAAAAATCTTAGAACTTGATACTTCAAAATATCAATTATCTTTAGTATTACCATTTGGATATAGAGTTAATCCACAATCAGAGCAGTTAAGAGAAAAATTAGAAGATATTGTAGAGTATATAAACTAA
- a CDS encoding DsbC family protein, producing the protein MIKTTRNILLALCLTTGLSAADKLSQKELKEIQALPLLNMAKVQVQDGTDFGSLYGLNVKVQGRMDTVFLTKDKKYLLPGDAISTQNGQPLELPIDISPTLGKEAFTFGKGKDEYVLFTDPECPYCKKFESYFSQIEDKVKIRVFFFPLSFHENAKDISLYIMSQNSYKDKVNAMINTTKDSEEFKNRKIDSTKLAKLEKSLEEQMTIATDLGISGTPTLFDKNGNRIVWAQMLQDFGIEVK; encoded by the coding sequence ATGATAAAAACAACAAGAAATATTTTATTAGCACTTTGTTTAACTACAGGATTAAGTGCAGCAGATAAACTATCACAAAAAGAGTTAAAAGAAATCCAAGCTTTACCACTTTTAAATATGGCAAAGGTTCAAGTACAAGATGGTACTGATTTTGGTTCTTTATATGGACTGAATGTAAAAGTTCAAGGAAGAATGGATACAGTATTTTTAACAAAAGATAAAAAATATCTACTTCCAGGAGATGCAATTAGTACTCAAAATGGTCAACCATTAGAGTTACCAATTGATATTTCGCCAACATTAGGGAAAGAGGCATTTACTTTTGGAAAAGGGAAAGATGAATATGTATTATTTACAGACCCGGAATGTCCATATTGTAAAAAATTTGAATCATATTTTTCTCAAATTGAAGATAAAGTTAAAATCAGAGTATTTTTCTTCCCTTTATCATTTCATGAAAATGCAAAAGATATTTCACTTTATATTATGAGTCAAAACTCATATAAAGATAAAGTAAATGCAATGATTAATACTACAAAAGATAGTGAAGAGTTTAAAAACAGAAAAATTGATTCTACTAAACTTGCAAAACTAGAAAAATCTTTAGAAGAACAAATGACTATTGCTACTGATTTAGGTATTAGTGGAACACCTACTTTATTTGATAAAAATGGAAATAGAATTGTTTGGGCACAAATGCTACAAGATTTTGGAATTGAAGTAAAATAA
- a CDS encoding transglutaminase-like domain-containing protein yields MINTKNYLEESNIIDYSNEKIQTLAKQLSENIFSKEEIVKNCFEYVRDEIKHSGDYKLDIPTCKASEVLDFKSGWCFAKSHLLAALLRANKIPTAFCYQRLALSEYKKDSFSLHGLNAVYLENYGWIKIDARGNKTGVDAQFIPPQEKLAFSLCENEYDLGVYYSRPLDVVVEALNKNRTYEEMISNIPDLKSTI; encoded by the coding sequence ATGATTAATACAAAAAACTATTTAGAAGAGAGTAATATAATTGATTACTCAAATGAAAAAATACAAACCTTAGCAAAACAATTATCTGAAAATATTTTTTCAAAAGAAGAGATAGTTAAAAACTGTTTTGAATATGTAAGAGATGAAATTAAACATAGTGGAGATTATAAACTAGATATTCCAACTTGTAAAGCAAGTGAAGTCTTAGATTTTAAAAGTGGTTGGTGTTTTGCTAAGTCACATCTATTAGCAGCACTATTACGAGCGAATAAGATTCCTACTGCTTTTTGTTATCAAAGGTTAGCTCTTTCTGAATATAAAAAAGATTCATTTTCTTTACATGGTTTAAATGCTGTTTATTTAGAAAATTATGGTTGGATAAAAATTGATGCAAGAGGAAATAAAACAGGGGTTGATGCACAATTTATACCACCGCAAGAAAAGTTAGCTTTTTCTCTTTGTGAAAATGAGTATGATTTAGGTGTCTATTATTCAAGACCTTTAGATGTGGTAGTAGAAGCTTTAAATAAAAATAGAACTTATGAAGAGATGATTAGTAATATTCCAGATTTAAAAAGTACTATTTGA
- a CDS encoding MOSC domain-containing protein, producing the protein MQIEAEVLFIKVGKVTTTKLENQKREELVSAIKKYPVQNAYLTKTGFKEDEQADLRHHGGENKALFLFAKTTYEKINKECNTEFKIDGVSHFGENLILSNIDEKTVCIGDIYKVGEAIIQITQPRQPCWKLSANTNKKEMTKFIFNSGLTGWYAKVIKEGVISKHDKLVLEQRVEDELTISVLNKLILNPYENETLSKKALASEVLGKQFLTSLEKRYKNKDEDKQFEIYHS; encoded by the coding sequence ATGCAAATAGAAGCAGAAGTACTTTTTATAAAAGTAGGAAAAGTAACTACTACAAAACTAGAAAATCAAAAAAGAGAAGAGCTAGTTTCAGCAATAAAAAAATATCCAGTTCAAAATGCTTATCTAACAAAAACAGGTTTTAAAGAGGATGAACAAGCAGACTTAAGACATCATGGTGGAGAAAACAAAGCTTTGTTTTTATTTGCAAAAACTACATATGAGAAAATAAACAAAGAGTGTAATACTGAGTTTAAAATAGATGGAGTTTCACATTTTGGAGAAAATCTAATCTTATCTAATATAGATGAGAAAACTGTATGTATAGGAGATATATATAAAGTAGGGGAAGCTATTATTCAAATTACACAACCAAGACAACCTTGTTGGAAATTAAGTGCAAATACAAATAAAAAAGAGATGACTAAATTTATTTTTAATAGTGGCTTAACAGGTTGGTATGCAAAGGTTATAAAAGAGGGAGTAATCTCTAAACATGATAAGTTAGTATTAGAACAAAGAGTAGAAGATGAACTAACAATATCTGTTTTAAATAAACTAATATTAAATCCATATGAAAATGAGACTCTAAGCAAGAAAGCTTTAGCTTCAGAAGTATTGGGAAAACAATTTTTAACTTCACTTGAAAAAAGATATAAAAATAAAGATGAAGATAAACAATTTGAAATCTATCATAGCTAA